Proteins encoded by one window of Micromonospora coxensis:
- a CDS encoding amylo-alpha-1,6-glucosidase has protein sequence MASPRPTPVEPLPHLANTELRQAQARALPPELGPNAIALVNGATFMYSDQTGDVPTTTIGGLVHADTRLLNRWELTLNGARLMTLRSTVLEYYLGQFILTHPAMPGIPADSLSIRRLRHIGDAMHERVEIESFLGDPVRCELRLAVGTDFADLFEIKSAVTDRSSWIRRDHELDGSGLCFRYEREGFHAESRLRVDPPADRIEGDELVWDLTLACRRPWTLDAELLLPRSVHAAPSVRADIDDVFHNRVEHPARNWLAGGPSLHSDNTTLNRVAMRSRWDLTALRLEFDGDGKRLALPAAGMPWFLALFGRDTLLTAFQTIAGNPRLAKGALLALAQSQGRTCDDFTDEEPGRILHEVRHGELTRRGAMPYRPYYGAADATQLWLILLSEYWRWTMDDDFVRALRDNITAALHWIDHYGDRDGDGYVEYATRSPEGLGNQCWRDSSDGIRFADGRMPVLPIATCEVQGYTYDAKRRIADLADGPLGDPELAARLRAQAHDLYERFNRDFWIDGRGGYYAVGLDGDKHRIDSLTSNLGHLLWSGIVTPDRAGQVARQLTSPAMFSGWGIRTMSHDDVPFNPIGYHLGTVWPHDNALAVLGLVRYGFRDEANRVTLALLDAAAEFDFRLPEALSGFDRQRTRVAVPYPTACSPQAWAAAVPVTLVRAMLGLDAVDGRLVVDPEVPAEVGRLHVSRILALGRRWDIEATGTTGSVRPSPD, from the coding sequence ATGGCGAGTCCGCGTCCCACTCCCGTGGAGCCACTGCCGCACCTGGCGAACACCGAACTGCGACAGGCTCAGGCGCGCGCGCTACCCCCGGAGCTGGGGCCGAACGCGATCGCGCTGGTCAACGGGGCCACCTTCATGTACTCCGACCAGACCGGCGACGTACCGACCACGACCATCGGCGGTCTCGTCCACGCGGACACCCGGCTGCTCAACCGCTGGGAACTGACGCTCAACGGCGCTCGACTGATGACCCTGCGCTCCACCGTGTTGGAGTACTACCTGGGGCAGTTCATCCTGACCCATCCCGCGATGCCGGGTATACCCGCGGACTCCCTGTCCATCCGGCGGCTGCGCCACATCGGGGACGCGATGCACGAACGGGTCGAGATCGAAAGCTTCCTCGGCGATCCGGTCCGGTGCGAGCTGCGCCTGGCCGTGGGGACGGACTTCGCCGACCTGTTCGAGATCAAGTCGGCCGTGACCGACCGTTCGTCCTGGATCCGGCGGGACCACGAGCTGGACGGGAGCGGGCTGTGCTTCCGCTACGAGCGGGAGGGATTTCATGCCGAGAGTCGGCTGCGCGTCGATCCGCCGGCGGACCGGATCGAGGGCGACGAGCTGGTGTGGGACCTGACGCTGGCATGTCGCCGGCCATGGACCCTGGACGCGGAGTTGCTCCTACCGCGCAGCGTCCACGCCGCCCCGTCGGTCCGCGCCGACATCGACGACGTGTTCCACAACCGGGTCGAGCACCCGGCGCGGAACTGGCTCGCCGGCGGCCCGTCGCTGCACAGCGACAACACGACGTTGAATCGGGTGGCGATGCGCTCCCGGTGGGACCTCACCGCGCTGCGCCTGGAGTTCGACGGCGACGGCAAGCGGCTCGCCCTGCCGGCTGCGGGCATGCCGTGGTTCCTCGCCCTCTTCGGACGCGACACGCTGCTCACCGCCTTCCAGACCATCGCCGGAAACCCCCGCCTGGCCAAGGGCGCCCTGCTGGCACTGGCCCAGTCACAGGGCCGTACCTGTGACGACTTCACCGACGAGGAGCCCGGCCGGATCCTGCACGAGGTACGCCACGGCGAACTGACCCGGCGGGGAGCCATGCCCTACCGGCCCTACTACGGCGCGGCCGACGCGACCCAACTCTGGCTGATCCTGCTGTCGGAGTACTGGCGCTGGACCATGGACGACGACTTCGTCCGAGCGCTGCGCGACAACATCACCGCCGCCCTGCACTGGATCGACCACTACGGGGACCGCGACGGGGACGGCTACGTCGAGTACGCGACCCGCTCACCGGAGGGACTGGGCAACCAGTGCTGGCGCGACTCGTCGGACGGTATCCGCTTCGCCGACGGCCGCATGCCTGTCCTGCCCATCGCGACCTGCGAAGTGCAGGGCTACACGTACGACGCCAAACGCCGAATCGCCGATCTGGCCGACGGCCCGCTCGGCGACCCGGAGCTGGCCGCACGGCTCCGCGCCCAGGCCCACGACCTGTACGAGCGCTTCAACCGGGACTTCTGGATCGACGGGAGGGGCGGCTACTACGCGGTGGGCCTCGACGGCGACAAGCACCGGATCGACTCGCTCACCTCCAACCTCGGGCATCTGCTGTGGAGCGGCATCGTCACACCCGATCGGGCCGGGCAGGTCGCCCGCCAACTGACCTCCCCGGCGATGTTCTCGGGCTGGGGCATCCGCACGATGTCCCACGACGACGTGCCGTTCAACCCCATCGGGTACCACCTCGGCACCGTCTGGCCGCACGACAACGCGCTCGCGGTGCTCGGCCTCGTCCGCTACGGCTTCCGGGACGAGGCGAACCGGGTGACCCTGGCGTTGCTCGACGCCGCGGCGGAATTCGACTTCCGCCTGCCCGAGGCACTCAGTGGCTTCGACCGGCAGCGGACCCGGGTCGCCGTCCCGTACCCGACGGCGTGCAGCCCGCAGGCGTGGGCAGCGGCCGTACCCGTGACCCTGGTCCGGGCGATGCTCGGTCTGGACGCCGTCGACGGGCGCCTGGTCGTCGATCCCGAGGTACCGGCGGAGGTCGGACGGCTGCACGTGTCCCGAATCCTGGCCCTCGGCCGCCGCTGGGACATCGAGGCGACCGGCACGACCGGATCGGTCCGACCATCACCCGACTGA
- a CDS encoding formylglycine-generating enzyme family protein, with product MTADRQRPEAGASPGSCCSPQRSPGATTDRLRMSLEPTVPGPVRTGPGRHAVSQVALAGGEFLMGDARGDGNRGDGEEPVHRVRVGPFTIDATPVTNTDFAGFVEATGYRTEAEAFGFSAVFHLAVAARDEDVLGRAAGTPWWLTVRGADWRRPGGPLSALDGLGDHPVVHVSWNDAVAYCAWAGRRLPTEAEWEYASRGLLSGARYPWGDDLLDPAGQWQTNIWQGQFPHRNDLDDGYLTTAPVRSFAANSFGLWQTVGNVWEWCADWYAADYYSYSPPLDPRGPEHGSTRVLRGGSYLCHDSYCNRYRNSARSSNTPDSSMGNAGFRTVGQE from the coding sequence ATGACCGCCGACCGTCAGCGCCCGGAGGCCGGGGCGTCCCCCGGTAGCTGCTGCTCGCCGCAGCGGTCGCCGGGTGCGACGACGGACCGGCTGCGGATGTCCCTGGAACCCACCGTGCCGGGGCCGGTCCGGACCGGCCCCGGTCGGCATGCGGTCAGCCAGGTCGCACTCGCCGGTGGCGAGTTCCTGATGGGCGACGCGCGGGGGGACGGCAACCGGGGCGACGGCGAAGAGCCCGTTCACCGGGTACGCGTCGGGCCCTTCACCATCGACGCCACCCCGGTGACGAATACCGACTTCGCGGGATTCGTGGAGGCGACCGGGTACCGGACCGAAGCGGAGGCCTTCGGCTTCAGCGCGGTCTTCCATCTCGCGGTGGCGGCCCGCGACGAGGACGTCCTCGGTCGTGCGGCGGGGACGCCCTGGTGGCTCACCGTGCGTGGGGCGGACTGGCGTCGTCCCGGCGGCCCGCTCAGTGCGCTCGACGGTCTCGGTGATCATCCAGTGGTCCATGTGAGCTGGAACGACGCGGTCGCCTACTGTGCGTGGGCCGGCCGTCGCCTGCCCACCGAGGCCGAGTGGGAGTACGCGTCGCGGGGGCTGCTCTCCGGTGCCCGCTATCCGTGGGGTGACGACCTGCTCGACCCCGCCGGTCAGTGGCAGACCAACATCTGGCAGGGGCAGTTCCCCCACCGCAACGACCTGGACGACGGCTATCTGACGACCGCGCCGGTGCGGTCCTTCGCCGCCAACTCCTTCGGCCTGTGGCAGACCGTCGGCAACGTCTGGGAGTGGTGTGCCGACTGGTACGCCGCCGACTACTACTCGTACTCGCCGCCGCTCGATCCGCGAGGGCCCGAGCACGGCTCTACCCGGGTGTTGCGTGGTGGCTCGTACCTCTGCCACGACTCGTACTGCAACAGGTACCGCAACTCCGCACGGTCGTCGAACACTCCTGACTCGTCCATGGGCAACGCCGGGTTCCGTACCGTCGGTCAGGAGTGA
- a CDS encoding sulfatase-like hydrolase/transferase — MADRHERLLRPGRQADLAGRPRHVLHRRPLHGGQQVTDPRNILFLMTDQHRVDTLGAYGNQLAATPALDALARSGTRFDRWYTPTAICTPARASLLTGQAPFRHRLLANHERNVGYIEDLPDGQFTFSQALREKGYNCGLIGKWHVGHRKRAADFGFDGPDLPGWHNPVEHQDYLAYLDKHDLPPYEISDRVRGVLPNGGPGNLLAARLHQPVEATFEYYLATRAIEMLERYAADARESGRPFFLELNFFGPHLPYIIPDAYFDMFDPQLVELPKSIAETFHGKPPVQRNYSAHWTFDTMPIEVTRKLIAVYWGYVALIDEQVGRVMDAMDRLGLTDDTAVFFTCDHGEFTGAHRLHDKGPAMYEDIYRTPGLLRVPGQPAGVVRDEFVSLLDCTATILELAGVDPAPAVDSRSLLPLTSGEPVTWDDDIVCEFHGHHFPYPQRMLREDRYKLVVNPDSTNELYDLITDPDELNNIYGHPEMTPVRSRMMRRLYDVLRDRGDNFYHWMTSMYDVGDVAYDPTLSGLDEASYAGAMAMSVAAGGRREDHRHTLDRTGRHAVAGPAHLVDGDRGGQASV, encoded by the coding sequence GTGGCTGACCGGCATGAACGACTACTTCGTCCAGGCCGGCAAGCTGACCTCGCCGGTCGACCCCGGCACGTACTACACCGGCGACCTCTTCACGGCGGCCAGCAAGTGACCGATCCTCGCAACATCCTCTTCCTGATGACCGACCAGCACCGGGTGGACACGCTCGGCGCGTACGGCAACCAGCTCGCGGCGACCCCGGCCCTCGACGCACTGGCGCGATCCGGCACCCGCTTCGACCGCTGGTACACCCCGACCGCGATCTGCACGCCCGCTCGGGCGAGCCTGCTCACCGGCCAGGCGCCCTTCCGGCACCGGCTGTTGGCGAACCACGAACGCAACGTCGGCTACATCGAGGACCTGCCGGACGGGCAGTTCACCTTCTCGCAGGCGTTGCGGGAGAAGGGCTACAACTGCGGGCTGATCGGCAAGTGGCATGTCGGGCATCGCAAGCGCGCCGCCGACTTCGGGTTCGACGGCCCGGACCTGCCCGGCTGGCACAACCCCGTCGAGCACCAGGACTACCTCGCCTATCTCGACAAGCACGACCTGCCGCCGTACGAGATCAGCGACCGGGTCCGGGGCGTGCTGCCCAACGGCGGGCCGGGCAACCTGCTCGCCGCGCGCCTGCACCAGCCCGTGGAAGCGACGTTCGAGTACTACCTCGCCACGCGGGCGATCGAGATGCTGGAGCGCTACGCCGCGGACGCCCGGGAGAGCGGGAGGCCGTTCTTCCTGGAGCTGAACTTCTTCGGTCCGCACCTGCCCTACATCATCCCGGACGCCTACTTCGACATGTTCGACCCGCAACTGGTGGAGCTGCCGAAGTCGATCGCGGAGACCTTCCACGGCAAGCCGCCCGTACAGCGCAACTACAGCGCGCACTGGACGTTCGACACCATGCCGATCGAGGTGACCCGGAAGCTGATCGCGGTCTACTGGGGGTATGTCGCACTGATCGACGAGCAGGTCGGTCGGGTGATGGACGCCATGGACCGGCTCGGCCTCACCGACGACACCGCCGTCTTCTTCACCTGCGACCACGGCGAGTTCACCGGCGCGCACCGGCTGCACGACAAGGGCCCGGCGATGTACGAGGACATCTACCGGACCCCGGGCCTGCTCCGCGTCCCAGGGCAGCCGGCCGGCGTCGTGCGGGACGAGTTCGTCAGCCTGCTGGACTGTACGGCGACCATCCTCGAACTCGCCGGCGTCGATCCGGCGCCGGCGGTGGACTCGCGTAGTCTGCTTCCGCTCACCAGCGGTGAGCCGGTGACGTGGGACGACGACATCGTCTGCGAGTTCCACGGGCACCACTTCCCCTATCCGCAGCGGATGTTGCGGGAGGACCGGTACAAGCTGGTGGTCAACCCGGACTCGACGAACGAGCTGTACGACCTCATCACCGACCCGGACGAGTTGAACAACATCTACGGCCACCCCGAGATGACGCCGGTCCGCAGTCGAATGATGCGTCGCCTCTACGATGTGCTGCGGGATCGTGGCGACAACTTCTACCACTGGATGACCTCGATGTACGACGTCGGCGACGTCGCCTACGACCCCACCCTGAGCGGACTGGACGAGGCCAGCTATGCAGGAGCGATGGCGATGAGCGTGGCCGCTGGTGGCCGACGGGAGGATCACCGTCATACCCTCGATCGGACCGGCCGGCATGCGGTGGCGGGTCCGGCCCACCTGGTCGACGGCGATCGCGGCGGGCAGGCGTCGGTATGA
- a CDS encoding aliphatic sulfonate ABC transporter substrate-binding protein, giving the protein MKLTRRSFGIAAVTAVALAATGCSGAESGDDANGTTNVRFGYIGDYNGASLLAVAEQEGIWKKHGLKVETPVFTNGPLQIQALGAGDLDFGYIGPGAMWLPASGKAKVVAINTLGNADRVIAQPGITSVEALRGKKVGVPEGTSGDMILTLALKQAGMTKQDVEVVPMDPSTIVSAFVSKKIDAAGFWYPATATIKQQVPNLVELAKNTDFADTVSFPTAFVAGNDVVDKDRGKAEKVIAALRDAIEFRSQNPDKTIEYTAKMLKIDVAKVQADAANSQVLSLAELDQKTTDGTIGKWLTGMNDYFVQAGKLTSPVDPGTYYTGDLFTAASK; this is encoded by the coding sequence ATGAAGCTCACCAGGAGATCTTTCGGCATCGCCGCCGTCACAGCCGTCGCGCTCGCCGCGACCGGATGCTCGGGCGCGGAGTCCGGCGACGACGCGAACGGTACGACGAACGTCCGGTTCGGCTACATCGGCGACTACAACGGCGCCAGCCTGCTCGCCGTCGCCGAACAGGAAGGGATCTGGAAGAAGCACGGCCTCAAGGTCGAGACGCCGGTGTTCACCAACGGGCCGCTGCAGATCCAGGCCCTGGGCGCCGGCGACCTGGACTTCGGCTACATCGGTCCCGGCGCGATGTGGCTGCCCGCCTCCGGCAAGGCGAAGGTCGTCGCGATCAACACCCTCGGCAACGCCGACCGGGTCATCGCGCAGCCCGGGATCACCTCCGTCGAGGCCCTGCGCGGCAAGAAGGTCGGCGTGCCGGAAGGCACCTCCGGGGACATGATCCTCACCCTCGCGCTGAAGCAGGCGGGCATGACCAAGCAGGACGTCGAGGTGGTCCCGATGGACCCGTCGACCATCGTGTCGGCGTTCGTGTCGAAGAAGATCGACGCGGCCGGATTCTGGTACCCCGCCACCGCCACCATCAAGCAGCAGGTTCCGAACCTCGTGGAGCTCGCGAAGAACACCGACTTCGCCGACACGGTCTCCTTCCCCACCGCCTTCGTGGCCGGCAACGACGTGGTGGACAAGGACCGTGGCAAGGCCGAGAAGGTGATCGCCGCGCTGCGCGACGCGATCGAGTTCCGCAGCCAGAACCCCGACAAGACGATCGAGTACACCGCCAAGATGCTGAAGATCGATGTGGCGAAGGTGCAGGCCGACGCCGCGAACTCCCAGGTGCTGTCCCTGGCGGAACTGGACCAGAAGACCACCGACGGCACCATCGGCAAGTGGCTGACCGGCATGAACGACTACTTCGTCCAGGCCGGCAAGCTGACCTCGCCGGTCGACCCCGGCACGTACTACACCGGCGACCTCTTCACGGCGGCCAGCAAGTGA
- a CDS encoding ABC transporter ATP-binding protein, which yields MTDTAVSSKISVRDVRRTYQVGREEFVALGGVSLDIDDNEFVTLVGPSGCGKSTLMNILAGLDEPSAGTALVDGVAVRGPGPERGVIFQQYALFPWLTVRQNVEFGLKTARVPKAERRARAEHFIQMVGLDHFADSLPKTLSGGMKQRCAIARAYAVNPSILLMDEPFGALDALTRVKLQEQLLATWSQDRRTVVFITHDVDEAVFLANRVVVMAARPGRIFDVIDVDLPYPRTEEVRFSPEFAALRNRVWQAVYHQDPGQPAGADLTNTP from the coding sequence ATGACAGACACGGCAGTCTCCAGCAAGATCTCCGTCCGTGACGTCCGCCGGACCTACCAGGTGGGCCGGGAGGAGTTCGTGGCCCTCGGTGGTGTCTCGCTCGACATCGACGACAACGAGTTCGTCACCCTCGTCGGACCGTCCGGGTGCGGCAAGAGCACCCTGATGAACATCCTCGCCGGGCTCGACGAGCCCTCTGCCGGTACGGCGCTCGTCGACGGCGTTGCGGTTCGTGGCCCCGGCCCGGAGCGCGGCGTCATCTTCCAGCAGTACGCGCTGTTCCCGTGGCTGACGGTACGCCAGAACGTGGAGTTCGGGCTCAAGACGGCGCGGGTGCCCAAGGCGGAACGACGGGCTCGGGCCGAGCACTTCATCCAGATGGTCGGGCTCGACCACTTCGCCGACTCGCTGCCCAAGACGCTCTCCGGCGGCATGAAGCAGCGCTGCGCCATCGCCCGGGCGTACGCGGTCAATCCCTCGATCCTGCTGATGGACGAGCCGTTCGGTGCGCTCGACGCGCTGACCCGGGTGAAGCTCCAGGAACAGCTGCTGGCCACGTGGAGCCAGGACCGGCGGACGGTCGTGTTCATCACGCACGACGTCGACGAGGCGGTGTTCCTCGCGAACCGGGTGGTCGTGATGGCCGCCCGACCCGGCCGGATCTTCGACGTCATCGACGTGGATCTTCCGTACCCCCGCACCGAGGAGGTCCGGTTCAGCCCGGAGTTCGCCGCCCTGCGCAACCGGGTCTGGCAGGCCGTCTACCACCAGGACCCGGGCCAGCCGGCCGGCGCCGACCTCACCAACACCCCCTGA
- a CDS encoding ABC transporter permease, with protein sequence MLALNVVSILLGIGVWWSLALAGFQFPTPPEVVSAAVKLLADGTLQTDVLASLGRVLAGFLIGSVAAILVGFLMGWYATARALFEPWVQFFRTIPPLAILPLVLVLMGIGETPKIFVIILAAFLACVISTFQGVVSVDRTLINAAQVLGARDGAIFLRVVVPASTPFILVGMRVGLGSAWATLVAAELLAAQEGLGHRMQTAQLYYDLPTIFVGIVCIGVLGLIMDRLLLLAGNKLTGWQERR encoded by the coding sequence ATGCTGGCGCTCAACGTGGTGTCGATTCTGCTCGGCATCGGTGTCTGGTGGTCGCTGGCACTGGCGGGCTTCCAGTTCCCGACCCCGCCGGAGGTCGTGTCCGCCGCGGTGAAGCTGCTCGCCGACGGCACCCTGCAGACCGACGTGCTGGCCAGCCTCGGCCGGGTGCTGGCCGGCTTCCTGATCGGGTCCGTCGCGGCGATCCTGGTGGGCTTCCTGATGGGCTGGTACGCCACAGCCCGAGCGTTGTTCGAACCGTGGGTGCAGTTCTTCCGGACGATTCCCCCGCTGGCCATCCTGCCGTTGGTACTGGTGCTCATGGGCATCGGAGAGACCCCGAAGATCTTCGTGATCATCCTGGCGGCCTTCCTGGCGTGCGTGATCTCGACCTTCCAGGGCGTGGTCAGCGTCGACCGGACGTTGATCAACGCGGCGCAGGTTCTCGGCGCCCGGGACGGTGCGATCTTCCTGCGAGTGGTCGTGCCCGCGTCCACCCCGTTCATCCTCGTCGGCATGCGGGTCGGTCTCGGCTCGGCGTGGGCGACTCTCGTCGCGGCCGAGTTGCTCGCTGCTCAGGAAGGGCTCGGGCATCGGATGCAGACCGCGCAGTTGTACTACGACCTGCCGACCATCTTCGTCGGCATCGTCTGCATCGGGGTGCTCGGCCTCATCATGGACCGGCTGCTGCTGCTGGCCGGAAACAAACTCACCGGTTGGCAGGAGCGGCGATGA
- a CDS encoding ROK family transcriptional regulator, with protein MSTTSGAHTLVRRSHEERVLRILQRFGALSRGEIARRVGLSRTTVSEITTDLLGRGAITVVDTDANERAGSGRPAERLAIDPGSGQYMGVDFGHRRVNVAVADAAHEIIATGTARYPESAQWPERLSAAFALVERLQVDRRVHYGALQAVGVGVPGWGDRSWADGVAESFADRFHASVIVDNNVRFAGLAEALHSHPDTVNNLIYLRLSDGVGGSLVVDGRLVRGATSFAGELGHVTVAEAGTAACRCGKRGCVETFASAPAILARCRAEGAQVQTIDELRTAVAIAHPGVERVLRDTGAVIGRVLGAAAMTLNPSEVVVSGEIVDVSPALVQQVAATITYELSWQPEMAPVVRAAVLRDEGGALGAVAALFHESPLLKSYPEAVRAPSGGRTSTTKEHNMAGPVVRVGGARCRS; from the coding sequence GTGTCAACAACCAGCGGAGCTCACACACTGGTCCGCCGCTCGCACGAGGAACGCGTCCTGCGGATTCTTCAACGCTTCGGCGCGCTCAGCCGTGGGGAGATCGCCAGGCGTGTCGGACTGTCCCGCACGACGGTCTCGGAGATCACCACCGACCTGCTCGGTCGCGGCGCGATCACGGTCGTCGACACGGACGCGAACGAGCGCGCGGGCAGCGGCCGTCCCGCCGAGCGCCTCGCCATCGATCCCGGCTCGGGTCAGTACATGGGGGTGGACTTCGGCCACCGGCGGGTGAACGTGGCGGTCGCCGACGCCGCCCACGAGATCATCGCCACCGGCACCGCGCGATACCCCGAGTCGGCGCAGTGGCCCGAACGACTGTCGGCCGCTTTCGCTCTGGTCGAACGCCTGCAGGTGGACCGCCGGGTGCACTACGGGGCGCTGCAGGCCGTCGGGGTCGGGGTGCCCGGATGGGGCGACCGTTCCTGGGCGGACGGGGTGGCCGAGTCGTTCGCCGACCGCTTCCACGCATCGGTCATCGTGGACAACAACGTCCGGTTCGCCGGACTCGCCGAGGCGCTGCACTCCCACCCCGACACCGTGAACAACCTGATCTATCTCCGGCTGTCCGACGGCGTCGGCGGAAGCCTCGTCGTCGACGGCCGCCTGGTACGCGGCGCCACGAGTTTCGCGGGGGAACTCGGGCACGTCACGGTGGCCGAGGCCGGCACGGCGGCATGCCGATGCGGCAAGCGGGGCTGTGTCGAGACCTTCGCGTCGGCCCCGGCCATCCTCGCGCGTTGTCGTGCCGAGGGCGCCCAGGTCCAGACGATCGACGAGCTGCGGACCGCGGTGGCGATCGCGCATCCCGGGGTCGAGCGGGTGCTGCGCGACACCGGCGCGGTGATCGGGCGTGTCCTGGGCGCCGCGGCCATGACGCTCAACCCGAGCGAGGTCGTGGTCAGTGGCGAGATCGTCGATGTCTCACCGGCGCTCGTGCAGCAGGTGGCGGCGACCATCACGTACGAACTGTCCTGGCAGCCGGAGATGGCTCCGGTCGTCCGTGCCGCCGTGCTCCGCGACGAGGGCGGCGCCCTCGGCGCCGTGGCGGCGCTGTTCCACGAGTCACCCCTTCTGAAGAGCTATCCAGAGGCCGTCCGCGCCCCGTCAGGTGGCCGGACGTCGACCACGAAGGAGCACAACATGGCTGGTCCCGTCGTCAGGGTGGGAGGTGCGCGGTGCCGGTCATGA
- a CDS encoding DUF202 domain-containing protein — protein MTARQLWDAGAQPERTALAWSRTSLSTCGLLAVLIRVLAERHLLLAVGMAVAGAVSTTAVAVAAARRYRSAGRRAAAGVPLPGPALPVAGTVLTVLTGGGALFYVLLG, from the coding sequence GTGACCGCGCGTCAGCTGTGGGATGCCGGCGCCCAGCCCGAGCGCACGGCGCTGGCCTGGTCGCGGACCTCGTTGTCGACCTGCGGGCTGCTGGCTGTGCTGATACGCGTGCTGGCGGAACGTCACCTCCTCCTCGCTGTGGGGATGGCTGTCGCCGGCGCGGTGTCGACGACGGCCGTGGCCGTCGCTGCGGCCCGCCGTTACCGATCGGCCGGTCGCCGGGCGGCCGCCGGCGTGCCGCTGCCCGGGCCGGCGCTACCCGTCGCAGGCACGGTCCTGACGGTGCTCACCGGGGGCGGCGCGTTGTTCTACGTCCTGCTGGGCTGA
- a CDS encoding YidH family protein — translation MSTHGSNGQELPVPSDRRRPRWVYRTGSEPDPRFTFANERTFLAWIRTSLALIVAGVAIRALDDGAAGRAVAALFVVLGLVASVQALGRWAYSERALRRGRPLPALPALPVVAGVVVTGVVIVVAMVW, via the coding sequence ATGTCGACGCACGGTTCGAACGGACAGGAGCTGCCCGTCCCGTCGGATCGGCGGCGGCCCCGGTGGGTGTACCGCACCGGCTCGGAGCCCGACCCGCGTTTCACCTTCGCCAACGAGCGCACGTTCCTGGCCTGGATCCGGACCTCGTTGGCCCTGATCGTGGCCGGTGTGGCGATACGCGCCCTCGACGATGGCGCGGCAGGACGGGCCGTGGCGGCCCTCTTCGTGGTCCTCGGACTGGTCGCGTCGGTGCAGGCGCTCGGACGGTGGGCGTACAGCGAGCGGGCGTTGCGACGGGGGCGCCCGCTACCCGCCCTTCCGGCGCTGCCGGTGGTGGCCGGCGTGGTGGTCACCGGAGTGGTGATCGTCGTGGCGATGGTGTGGTGA